The following proteins are encoded in a genomic region of Coffea eugenioides isolate CCC68of chromosome 6, Ceug_1.0, whole genome shotgun sequence:
- the LOC113773400 gene encoding uncharacterized protein LOC113773400 has protein sequence MEEFRSKSYHDGRNSQLESYSYSSNSNPSSNPTGLQDLRCYSASYATAANNGHTEISKDVKLKKGKSANGSISKSWSFNDPELQRKKRVASYKVYTVEGKVKGSLKKSFRWLKERCAQVVYGWR, from the coding sequence ATGGAAGAATTCAGATCCAAGTCCTACCATGACGGAAGGAATTCTCAATTGGAGAGCTACAGCTACAGCAGCAATAGCAACCCCTCCTCGAACCCAACTGGGCTGCAAGATCTCAGATGCTATAGTGCTTCCTATGCAACAGCAGCAAACAATGGCCACACGGAAATTTCTAAGGATGTAAAGCTCAAGAAAGGCAAGTCCGCCAACGGGTCCATTTCAAAAAGTTGGAGCTTTAATGATCCGGAATTGCAGAGGAAAAAGAGGGTTGCTAGCTATAAGGTCTATACTGTTGAAGGTAAAGTTAAAGGGTCTTTGAAGAAGAGCTTTAGGTGGCTTAAAGAGAGGTGCGCTCAGGTGGTCTATGGTTGGAGGTGA